In a single window of the Saccharothrix australiensis genome:
- a CDS encoding helix-turn-helix domain-containing protein — MPQNQGPGVRRRVLASALVQLREEAGLGFDDVTRELGYSKSKISRIESAVTGVSIVDTKALAELYGADPEKIQWLLRLAKVAKKRGWWHVYGDVLFDWFSEYVVLESEAVALESFEIDLIPGLLQTPEYARWVIRAYAPHAADEVINKRAELRQTRQQRLEDGSLSIWAILDEAALRRVVGSPDSHEKQLRHLLKLAALPNVTLQVLPFGKGAHMSMGIAFTLLKFTDFPSVVYIDNLTGGLYLDDDAEAERYSLAMDHLRAAALDPKESASFVKQVINDVEGAGHVV, encoded by the coding sequence ATGCCGCAGAACCAAGGTCCGGGGGTCCGCCGACGCGTCCTGGCCAGCGCGCTGGTCCAACTCCGCGAGGAAGCCGGGCTCGGCTTCGACGACGTGACCCGCGAACTGGGCTACTCCAAGTCGAAGATCAGCCGCATCGAATCGGCGGTCACCGGGGTGTCCATAGTAGACACCAAGGCGCTGGCCGAACTCTACGGGGCCGACCCCGAGAAGATCCAGTGGCTCCTACGCCTGGCGAAGGTGGCGAAGAAACGCGGTTGGTGGCACGTCTACGGCGACGTCCTGTTCGACTGGTTCTCCGAGTACGTGGTCCTGGAATCGGAAGCGGTCGCCCTGGAGTCGTTCGAGATCGACCTGATCCCCGGCCTGCTCCAGACGCCCGAGTACGCGCGGTGGGTGATCCGTGCCTACGCGCCGCACGCCGCCGACGAGGTGATCAACAAGCGGGCCGAGCTGCGCCAGACCCGTCAGCAGCGGCTGGAGGACGGTTCGCTGTCGATCTGGGCGATCCTCGACGAAGCCGCGCTGCGCCGGGTGGTGGGCAGTCCGGACAGCCACGAGAAGCAGTTGCGGCACCTGCTCAAGCTGGCCGCGCTGCCGAACGTGACCTTGCAGGTGCTGCCGTTCGGCAAGGGCGCGCACATGTCGATGGGCATCGCGTTCACGTTGCTGAAGTTCACCGATTTTCCCAGTGTCGTCTACATAGACAACCTGACCGGCGGCCTCTACTTGGACGACGACGCCGAAGCCGAGCGGTATAGCCTGGCGATGGACCACCTGCGGGCGGCGGCCTTGGACCCCAAGGAATCCGCGTCGTTCGTCAAGCAGGTGATCAACGATGTCGAGGGAGCGGGTCATGTGGTCTGA
- a CDS encoding peptidoglycan D,D-transpeptidase FtsI family protein, protein MPGPSRGRPARRPLSVRGAALAKRRRRGNSRVRLVVGRLLLVAALLAAGVKLVQVQGFQAEALSEQAKKQRATLIDIPAARGSITDRNGNQLAFSVEARALYAVPQLTREKWEAHRETDPDIGSYEDWARKVARFIQDTLGTEVGGRKTDEQTMFDMLTRDTTYIELADNVDPGKAAAITAKYADIGSEYRAVRVYPNGELASNIIGAANWRKDQKPPATHGVLGLENSQDNLLAGRNGRREVDTMQGNSNVVIPGPDRSRELAAATPGRSIELTLDVDTQYAVQRMVTEYTAKSGAKTGSAVVLDTRSSEILALANDKTFDPADFGKATEEQTRNHAVSSLFEPGSVNKVVTAATAIEDGVYQPTSVLSVDDRIKVADRVIRDSVEHPRQDMTFTGVFAKSSNVGTLMTAQKIGEDRFAEMLRKFGLGQRTESGLPGEEAGSVPPRNQWSGSTFGNLPIGQGLSMTLLQMTGMYQAIANDGLRVPPRVIRAEVDQNGVRKETPRPEGTRVVSPQTAKTVRDMFRAVVQKEPGQTGTGPSAALPGYQVSGKTGTAQQVDKNCGCYSLTTHWITFAGMFPADNPRYVVGIMLDAPSGGGQYSQSAAPLFHDIASYLAQRYQVPMSAEQSPVVPLTL, encoded by the coding sequence GCCAAGCGGCGGCGGCGCGGCAACAGCCGGGTCCGCCTCGTGGTCGGGCGGCTGCTGCTGGTCGCCGCGCTGCTCGCGGCCGGCGTCAAGCTGGTGCAGGTGCAGGGCTTCCAGGCGGAGGCGCTGTCGGAGCAGGCCAAGAAGCAGCGGGCCACGCTGATCGACATCCCCGCCGCGCGCGGCTCCATCACCGACCGCAACGGCAACCAGCTCGCGTTCAGCGTGGAGGCACGCGCCCTGTACGCCGTGCCGCAGCTGACGCGCGAGAAGTGGGAGGCGCACCGGGAGACCGACCCGGACATCGGCAGCTACGAGGACTGGGCGCGGAAGGTCGCCAGGTTCATCCAGGACACCCTGGGCACGGAGGTCGGCGGCCGGAAGACCGACGAGCAGACCATGTTCGACATGCTCACCAGGGACACCACCTACATCGAGCTGGCGGACAACGTCGACCCCGGCAAGGCCGCCGCCATCACCGCCAAGTACGCCGACATCGGCTCGGAGTACCGCGCGGTCCGCGTCTACCCCAACGGTGAGCTGGCCTCGAACATCATCGGCGCGGCGAACTGGCGCAAGGACCAGAAGCCGCCCGCGACGCACGGCGTGCTCGGCCTGGAGAACTCGCAGGACAACCTGCTCGCCGGCCGCAACGGCAGGCGCGAGGTGGACACCATGCAGGGCAACAGCAACGTGGTGATCCCCGGCCCGGACCGGTCCCGCGAGCTGGCCGCCGCGACACCGGGCCGCAGCATCGAGCTGACGCTCGACGTGGACACGCAGTACGCGGTGCAGCGCATGGTCACCGAGTACACCGCCAAGTCCGGCGCGAAGACCGGCTCGGCGGTCGTGCTCGACACGCGCAGCAGCGAGATCCTGGCCCTGGCCAACGACAAGACGTTCGACCCGGCGGACTTCGGCAAGGCCACCGAGGAGCAGACGCGCAACCACGCCGTGTCGTCGCTGTTCGAGCCGGGCTCGGTGAACAAGGTCGTCACCGCCGCCACCGCCATCGAGGACGGCGTCTACCAGCCGACCAGCGTGCTGTCGGTGGACGACCGGATCAAGGTCGCCGACCGCGTCATCCGGGACTCGGTCGAGCACCCGAGGCAGGACATGACGTTCACCGGCGTGTTCGCGAAGTCGTCCAACGTGGGCACGCTCATGACCGCGCAGAAGATCGGCGAGGACCGGTTCGCGGAGATGCTGCGCAAGTTCGGCCTCGGCCAGCGCACCGAGTCCGGCCTGCCCGGCGAGGAGGCGGGTTCGGTGCCGCCGCGCAACCAGTGGTCCGGCTCGACGTTCGGCAACCTGCCGATCGGGCAGGGCCTCAGCATGACGCTCCTCCAGATGACCGGCATGTACCAGGCGATCGCGAACGACGGCCTCCGCGTCCCGCCGCGCGTCATCCGGGCCGAAGTGGACCAGAACGGCGTGCGCAAGGAGACGCCGCGCCCGGAGGGGACGCGGGTGGTGAGCCCGCAGACGGCGAAGACGGTGCGGGACATGTTCCGCGCCGTGGTGCAGAAGGAGCCGGGGCAGACCGGCACGGGCCCGTCGGCGGCGCTGCCGGGCTACCAGGTGTCCGGCAAGACCGGCACGGCGCAGCAGGTCGACAAGAACTGCGGCTGCTACAGCCTCACCACGCACTGGATCACGTTCGCCGGCATGTTCCCGGCGGACAACCCGCGCTACGTGGTCGGGATCATGCTCGACGCGCCGTCGGGCGGCGGGCAGTACAGCCAGTCGGCCGCGCCGCTGTTCCACGACATCGCCTCCTACCTGGCCCAGCGCTACCAGGTGCCGATGTCGGCCGAGCAGAGCCCCGTCGTGCCGCTCACGCTCTGA
- a CDS encoding UDP-N-acetylmuramoyl-L-alanyl-D-glutamate--2,6-diaminopimelate ligase, whose protein sequence is MPAKLEGKVATAPPRPSRVQPVAVSELASTVDAHLTAPDRAHVPVSGVTLRAQHVQPGDLFAALPGARAHGADFAAQAVARGAVAVLTDEAGAAKAGDVPVLVHPDPREVLGVLASRVYGDPSTRLALFGITGTSGKTTTSYLVDAVLRAAGRVTGLIGTVETRIAGQRLDSALTTPEAPDLHALLAVMAERGVTDVAMEVSSHALRLGRVGGVRFAVAGFTNLSQDHLDFHPDMEDYFRTKARLFDGRAATEVVCVDTGWGRRLVTPATITVSTTGDAAWTASDLRVSATGEQAFVAHGPDGLAIPVDLRLPGEFNVANALLAIACLHERGIDPDAIRRGLAGVRVPGRMQRVDEGQDYAAVVDYSHKPQAVALALDAVRARSAGRIITVLGCGGDRDTAKRPLMGEEAARRSDVLIVTDDNPRSEDPAAIRAAMLRGALDLPEHERGEVLEIGDRASAIRHAVSLARTGDVVVVAGKGHETGQEVAGVVHPFSDVDTLTAAIREAHR, encoded by the coding sequence GTGCCTGCCAAGCTTGAGGGCAAGGTCGCGACCGCCCCGCCCCGCCCTTCCCGCGTCCAGCCCGTCGCCGTGTCCGAGCTCGCCTCGACCGTGGACGCGCACCTCACCGCGCCCGACCGCGCCCACGTCCCCGTCAGCGGCGTGACGCTGCGGGCCCAGCACGTCCAACCCGGCGACCTGTTCGCCGCGCTGCCCGGCGCCCGCGCGCACGGCGCGGACTTCGCCGCCCAGGCCGTCGCGAGGGGCGCGGTCGCCGTGCTGACCGACGAGGCGGGCGCGGCGAAGGCCGGCGACGTCCCGGTGCTCGTCCACCCGGACCCGCGCGAGGTGCTGGGCGTCCTCGCCTCCCGCGTGTACGGCGACCCGTCGACGCGGCTCGCGCTGTTCGGGATCACCGGCACGTCGGGCAAGACGACGACCAGCTACCTCGTCGACGCCGTGCTGCGCGCCGCCGGCCGGGTGACCGGCCTCATCGGCACCGTCGAGACCCGCATCGCCGGGCAGCGCCTCGACAGCGCCCTCACCACACCGGAAGCGCCGGACCTGCACGCCCTGCTCGCCGTCATGGCCGAGCGCGGCGTCACCGACGTGGCGATGGAGGTCTCCAGCCACGCCCTGCGCCTCGGCCGGGTCGGCGGTGTCCGGTTCGCGGTGGCCGGGTTCACCAACCTGTCGCAGGACCACCTCGACTTCCACCCCGACATGGAGGACTACTTCCGCACCAAGGCGCGGCTGTTCGACGGGCGCGCCGCGACCGAGGTCGTCTGCGTCGACACCGGGTGGGGCCGCCGGCTGGTGACGCCGGCCACGATCACCGTGTCGACCACCGGCGACGCGGCCTGGACGGCGTCGGACCTGCGGGTGTCGGCCACCGGCGAGCAGGCGTTCGTCGCGCACGGCCCGGACGGCCTGGCGATCCCGGTCGACCTGCGGCTGCCCGGCGAGTTCAACGTCGCCAACGCCCTGCTCGCCATCGCCTGCCTGCACGAGCGCGGCATCGACCCGGACGCCATCCGCCGCGGCCTGGCCGGCGTGCGCGTGCCGGGCCGGATGCAGCGCGTCGACGAGGGGCAGGACTACGCCGCCGTCGTCGACTACTCGCACAAGCCGCAGGCGGTCGCGCTCGCGCTGGACGCCGTGCGCGCCCGCTCCGCCGGCCGGATCATCACCGTCCTCGGGTGCGGCGGCGACCGGGACACCGCCAAGCGACCCCTGATGGGCGAGGAGGCCGCGCGCCGCAGCGACGTCCTCATCGTCACCGACGACAACCCCCGCAGCGAGGACCCGGCGGCGATCCGCGCCGCGATGCTGCGCGGCGCGCTCGACCTGCCCGAGCACGAGCGCGGCGAGGTGCTGGAGATCGGCGACCGGGCCAGCGCCATCCGCCACGCCGTGTCGCTGGCCCGCACCGGCGACGTGGTCGTGGTGGCGGGCAAGGGGCACGAGACCGGGCAGGAGGTCGCCGGGGTCGTGCACCCGTTCTCGGATGTCGACACGCTCACCGCGGCCATCAGAGAGGCGCACCGTTGA
- the murD gene encoding UDP-N-acetylmuramoyl-L-alanine--D-glutamate ligase: MGFLAGRDVLVAGAGVTGRSAAEALLAAGAAVTVTDGSADRLAALEPLLPGVALAPGLTAPPAGVELVVTSPGWRPDSPLLVAAQAAGVEVIGEVELAWRMGLELADPPAWLAVTGTNGKTTTVGMLESILRAAGIDAVACGNVGLPVVDALLAGHRALAVELSSFQLHWSPSVRPAAGVLLNLAEDHLDWHGSFEEYAAAKAGVLSGEVAVAGVDDSRVAALLSVSPAAAHVGFTLGAPEDGQLGVVDGRLVDRAFGADAVLADVAEVRPAGPPGVADALAAAALARAHGVSPEAVRRGLRDFRPGAHRAEVVAEAGGVTYVNDSKATNPHAAIASLRSHESVVWVAGGLLKGASVDDLVRAEGHRLRGAVLIGADRGVIADALARHAPSVPVTVLAPEGGADAGGADAGMAEAVRAARSLARPGDAVVLAPAAASIDMFADYAHRGRAFAEAVLELVGETGHRRS; encoded by the coding sequence ATGGGATTCCTGGCCGGTCGCGACGTCCTGGTCGCCGGAGCGGGCGTGACCGGCCGGTCCGCCGCGGAGGCGCTGCTGGCCGCGGGCGCGGCGGTGACCGTCACCGACGGCAGCGCCGACCGGCTGGCGGCGCTGGAGCCGCTGCTGCCGGGCGTCGCCCTGGCGCCCGGCCTCACCGCGCCGCCGGCCGGTGTGGAGCTGGTGGTGACCAGCCCCGGCTGGCGGCCCGACAGCCCGCTGCTGGTCGCGGCGCAGGCGGCGGGCGTCGAGGTGATCGGCGAGGTCGAGCTGGCCTGGCGGATGGGGCTGGAGCTGGCCGACCCGCCCGCGTGGCTCGCGGTGACCGGCACCAACGGCAAGACCACGACGGTCGGGATGCTGGAGTCGATCCTGCGGGCCGCCGGCATCGACGCGGTGGCGTGCGGGAACGTCGGCCTGCCCGTGGTGGACGCCCTGCTGGCCGGCCACCGCGCGCTGGCGGTGGAGCTGTCGAGCTTCCAGCTGCACTGGTCGCCGTCGGTGCGGCCGGCGGCGGGCGTGCTGCTGAACCTCGCGGAGGACCACCTCGACTGGCACGGCTCGTTCGAGGAGTACGCCGCCGCCAAGGCGGGCGTGCTCTCCGGCGAGGTCGCCGTGGCCGGCGTCGACGACTCCCGCGTGGCCGCGCTGCTGTCGGTGTCCCCGGCCGCCGCGCACGTCGGGTTCACCCTGGGCGCGCCCGAGGACGGCCAGCTCGGCGTGGTCGACGGGCGGCTGGTCGACCGGGCGTTCGGCGCCGACGCGGTGCTGGCCGACGTCGCGGAGGTCCGACCCGCCGGGCCGCCCGGTGTCGCCGACGCGCTGGCCGCCGCCGCCCTGGCCCGCGCGCACGGCGTGTCGCCCGAGGCGGTGCGGCGGGGCCTGCGCGACTTCCGGCCCGGCGCGCACCGCGCCGAGGTCGTCGCCGAGGCCGGCGGCGTCACCTACGTCAACGACTCCAAGGCGACCAACCCGCACGCGGCGATCGCGTCGCTGCGCTCGCACGAGAGCGTCGTGTGGGTGGCCGGCGGGCTGCTCAAGGGCGCGTCGGTGGACGACCTGGTGCGCGCCGAGGGCCACCGGCTGCGCGGCGCGGTGCTGATCGGCGCGGACCGCGGCGTCATCGCCGACGCCCTGGCCCGGCACGCGCCCTCGGTGCCGGTGACCGTGCTGGCCCCCGAGGGCGGGGCCGACGCGGGCGGGGCCGACGCGGGCATGGCGGAGGCGGTGCGCGCGGCCCGGTCGCTGGCCCGGCCCGGCGACGCGGTCGTGCTGGCCCCGGCGGCGGCGTCGATCGACATGTTCGCCGACTACGCGCACCGGGGCCGGGCGTTCGCCGAGGCGGTGCTGGAGCTGGTCGGGGAGACCGGTCACCGCCGCTCGTAG
- a CDS encoding aminoglycoside phosphotransferase family protein, with translation MHPDEPVIDPPLVRRLLAECFPRWADLPARRVASAGTDNAMFRLGEDLVARLPRIGWAVEGIAHECAWLPRLAPHLPVAVPEPLGLGRPAAGYPWPWAVLRWLDGENPVEAPPGLAGDLAGFVSALRRVELPDPPAAGRGRPLATRDAPTREAIAALGDEVDAAAVTAVWESALAAPPWEGDPVWVHGDLSPGNVLVAGGRLSAVIDFSSCGVGDPAADLPVAWNLLPAAQRDEFRAALGVDDATWARGRGLALSIALIQLPYYRDTNPMLVANSRHVIGEVLASA, from the coding sequence GTGCACCCCGACGAGCCCGTCATCGACCCGCCCCTCGTCCGCCGGCTGCTGGCGGAGTGCTTCCCGCGCTGGGCGGACCTGCCGGCGCGCCGGGTCGCGTCGGCGGGCACGGACAACGCCATGTTCCGCCTCGGCGAGGACCTGGTGGCGCGGCTGCCCCGGATAGGCTGGGCGGTGGAGGGCATCGCGCACGAGTGCGCCTGGCTGCCCCGCCTCGCGCCGCACCTGCCGGTCGCCGTGCCGGAGCCGCTGGGCCTCGGCCGGCCCGCCGCCGGGTACCCGTGGCCGTGGGCGGTGCTGCGCTGGCTGGACGGCGAGAACCCGGTGGAGGCGCCGCCGGGGCTCGCCGGCGACCTGGCCGGCTTCGTGTCGGCGCTGCGCCGGGTCGAGCTGCCGGACCCGCCGGCCGCCGGTCGCGGCCGGCCGTTGGCGACCAGGGACGCGCCCACCCGCGAGGCGATCGCGGCGCTGGGCGACGAGGTCGACGCGGCGGCCGTCACGGCGGTGTGGGAGTCCGCGCTGGCCGCGCCGCCGTGGGAGGGCGACCCGGTGTGGGTGCACGGCGACCTGTCACCGGGCAACGTGCTGGTGGCGGGCGGGAGGCTGAGCGCCGTGATCGACTTCTCGTCGTGCGGCGTCGGCGACCCGGCCGCCGACCTGCCGGTCGCGTGGAACCTGCTGCCGGCGGCCCAGCGCGACGAGTTCCGCGCCGCGCTGGGCGTCGACGACGCGACCTGGGCACGCGGTCGCGGTCTCGCGCTGTCGATCGCGCTCATCCAGTTGCCGTACTACCGGGACACCAACCCGATGCTGGTGGCCAACTCCCGGCACGTCATCGGCGAGGTCCTGGCTAGCGCTTGA
- a CDS encoding UDP-N-acetylmuramoyl-tripeptide--D-alanyl-D-alanine ligase, whose protein sequence is MIPLTLAEIADVVGGTLHDTDGSPVVTGTVEFDTRKLGDGGLFLALPGERVDGHDFAARAVAAGAAGVLAGRPVGVPAVVAPPVEAGSGNAYVLSGDTDGAGAAVLAALARLARHVTDRLTGLTVIGVTGSSGKTSTKDLIAGVLAPLGETIAPPGSFNNELGHPWTALRADADTRFLVLELSARGVGHIAELCRVAPPKVGAVLNVGSAHLGEFGSREGIARAKGELVEALPEDGVAILNADDPLVAGMADRTRAKVVLVGEHPDAQVRAADVELDAQARAGFRLITPRGEARVRLAVHGPHQVGNALTAAAIGLELGATPQQVADALGQAERVSAHRMAVTERPDGVTIVNDAYNANPESVRAALKSLATISRATTPARRSWAVLGPMAELGADHVRAHDEIGRLAVRLDINKLVVVGPDARPMHQGAHLEGSWGEEAVLVPDVAAAVELLRDQVRPGDVVLVKASNSYGLWRVAEALLEAVSK, encoded by the coding sequence TTGATCCCGCTCACCCTGGCCGAGATCGCCGACGTCGTCGGCGGCACCCTGCACGACACCGACGGCTCGCCGGTCGTCACCGGCACCGTCGAGTTCGACACCCGGAAACTCGGCGACGGCGGCCTGTTCCTGGCGCTGCCCGGCGAACGGGTCGACGGCCACGACTTCGCCGCCCGCGCCGTCGCGGCGGGCGCGGCGGGCGTCCTCGCGGGCCGCCCGGTGGGCGTGCCCGCCGTCGTCGCGCCCCCGGTCGAGGCCGGCTCCGGCAACGCCTACGTGCTGTCCGGCGACACCGACGGCGCGGGCGCGGCGGTCCTCGCGGCGCTGGCGCGGCTCGCCCGGCACGTCACCGACCGGCTCACCGGGCTCACGGTCATCGGCGTCACCGGCTCGTCCGGCAAGACGTCGACCAAGGACCTGATCGCCGGCGTCCTCGCACCCCTGGGCGAGACCATCGCGCCGCCCGGCTCGTTCAACAACGAGCTGGGCCACCCGTGGACGGCCCTGCGCGCCGACGCGGACACCCGCTTCCTGGTGCTGGAGCTGTCCGCGCGGGGCGTCGGCCACATCGCCGAGCTGTGCCGGGTCGCGCCGCCCAAGGTCGGCGCGGTGCTCAACGTCGGCAGCGCCCACCTGGGCGAGTTCGGCTCCCGCGAGGGCATCGCGCGCGCAAAGGGCGAACTGGTCGAAGCCCTGCCCGAGGACGGCGTCGCGATCCTCAACGCCGACGACCCGCTCGTCGCCGGCATGGCCGACCGCACCCGCGCCAAGGTCGTGCTGGTCGGCGAGCACCCCGACGCGCAGGTCCGCGCCGCCGACGTCGAGCTGGACGCGCAGGCCCGCGCCGGGTTCCGGCTGATCACCCCGCGCGGCGAGGCGCGCGTGCGGCTCGCCGTGCACGGACCGCACCAGGTCGGCAACGCCCTCACCGCCGCCGCGATCGGCCTCGAACTCGGCGCGACGCCGCAGCAGGTCGCCGACGCGCTCGGGCAGGCCGAACGGGTCTCGGCGCACCGCATGGCCGTCACCGAACGCCCTGACGGCGTGACCATCGTCAACGACGCGTACAACGCGAACCCGGAGTCCGTGCGGGCGGCGCTGAAGTCGCTCGCCACGATCTCCCGCGCCACGACGCCCGCCCGGCGGAGCTGGGCCGTGCTGGGCCCGATGGCGGAACTCGGCGCGGACCACGTCCGCGCGCACGACGAGATCGGCCGCCTCGCGGTCCGCCTGGACATCAACAAGCTGGTCGTGGTCGGACCGGACGCCCGCCCGATGCACCAGGGCGCGCACCTGGAAGGATCATGGGGCGAAGAAGCGGTGCTGGTGCCCGACGTCGCCGCGGCCGTGGAGCTGCTGCGCGACCAGGTCCGGCCGGGTGACGTCGTGCTGGTGAAGGCATCCAACTCATACGGCCTGTGGCGGGTTGCCGAGGCTCTCCTGGAGGCGGTCAGCAAGTGA
- a CDS encoding DUF397 domain-containing protein, with amino-acid sequence MWSEWRKSSRSNGSGNCVEVARSATAVRVRDSKNSGGAVLGFSDRAMAAFLAGLKR; translated from the coding sequence ATGTGGTCTGAGTGGCGCAAGAGCAGCCGCAGCAACGGGTCGGGGAACTGCGTCGAGGTGGCGCGTTCGGCCACCGCCGTGCGGGTGCGGGACAGCAAGAACTCCGGTGGCGCGGTGCTCGGGTTCTCCGACCGCGCGATGGCGGCGTTCCTGGCCGGGCTCAAGCGCTAG
- the ftsW gene encoding putative lipid II flippase FtsW — protein MTAADRAIVDRPARPARKRKAVVSRSALTAWLGRPLADFHLLLAVFGLLTAIGLIMVLSASAPGEVADGASAYSVFQKQLLYVAVGGVLFLVVLRIPLRTIRHLSTMAMLVCVVLLGLVLTPLGTEDYGAQSWFRLGSISFQPIEAAKLALALWGAHVLVTKRALLDQYRHLLVPVVPVALIVFALVMLQPDLGGTITLGVVLISLLWFVGAPLRLFGLVMAAAVAGAVVLAIGAPYRLDRVTSFLNPDEDPFGSGLQARQALFALAEGGIFGKGLTNGSSKWRYLPNVHSDFIFAVIGEELGFIGCLLVLGLFALLAVVGLRIAARNTDPWIRMVSATLTMWLVAQAAINIGYVVQLLPVTGITLPMISSGGTSIVTTMVVFGILANCARHEPEAVSALRSLGPGRVGGVLRLPAPEAYKPPPKRKPVRPSAPPRSRKAAPPPVDERRMAGRHAPPSEYRRRDSRRATQDRSRRRDGR, from the coding sequence ATGACAGCGGCGGACAGAGCGATCGTGGACCGGCCGGCGAGGCCCGCGCGCAAGCGGAAGGCGGTCGTCTCCCGCAGCGCGCTCACCGCCTGGCTCGGCCGTCCGCTCGCCGACTTCCACCTGCTGCTCGCCGTCTTCGGCCTGCTGACCGCCATCGGGCTCATCATGGTGCTCTCGGCGTCCGCGCCGGGCGAGGTCGCCGACGGCGCGTCGGCCTACAGCGTGTTCCAGAAGCAGTTGCTGTACGTGGCCGTGGGCGGGGTGCTGTTCCTGGTCGTGCTGCGCATCCCGCTCCGCACGATCCGGCACCTGAGCACGATGGCGATGCTGGTGTGCGTCGTCCTGCTCGGCCTGGTCCTCACGCCGCTGGGCACCGAGGACTACGGCGCGCAGTCGTGGTTCCGGCTCGGCTCGATCTCGTTCCAGCCCATCGAGGCGGCCAAGCTGGCGCTGGCGCTGTGGGGCGCGCACGTGCTGGTCACCAAGCGGGCGCTGCTCGACCAGTACCGGCACCTGCTGGTGCCGGTCGTGCCGGTGGCGCTGATCGTGTTCGCGCTGGTGATGCTGCAACCCGACCTCGGCGGCACGATCACGCTCGGCGTGGTGCTGATCAGCCTGCTGTGGTTCGTGGGCGCGCCGCTGCGGCTGTTCGGGCTCGTCATGGCCGCCGCGGTGGCCGGCGCGGTGGTGCTGGCGATCGGCGCGCCCTACCGGCTGGACCGGGTGACGTCGTTCCTGAACCCGGACGAGGACCCGTTCGGCTCGGGCCTCCAGGCGCGGCAGGCGCTGTTCGCGCTGGCCGAGGGCGGCATCTTCGGCAAGGGCCTGACCAACGGCAGCTCCAAGTGGCGCTACCTGCCCAACGTGCACAGCGACTTCATCTTCGCCGTCATCGGCGAGGAGCTGGGCTTCATCGGGTGCCTGCTGGTGCTGGGGCTGTTCGCGCTGCTGGCGGTCGTGGGGCTGCGCATCGCCGCGCGCAACACCGACCCGTGGATCCGCATGGTGTCCGCGACGCTGACCATGTGGCTGGTCGCGCAGGCCGCGATCAACATCGGCTACGTGGTGCAGCTGCTGCCGGTCACCGGGATCACGCTGCCGATGATCTCCTCCGGCGGCACGTCGATCGTCACGACGATGGTGGTGTTCGGCATCCTGGCCAACTGCGCGCGGCACGAGCCCGAGGCGGTGTCCGCGCTGCGGTCCCTCGGACCGGGCCGGGTCGGTGGCGTCCTGCGGCTGCCCGCGCCCGAGGCGTACAAGCCGCCGCCCAAGCGCAAGCCCGTCCGGCCGTCCGCGCCGCCGCGCAGCCGCAAGGCCGCGCCGCCACCCGTCGACGAGCGGAGGATGGCCGGCCGGCACGCTCCACCGTCGGAGTACCGTCGGCGCGACTCCCGCAGGGCGACGCAGGACCGCTCCCGGCGTCGCGACGGGAGGTAG
- the mraY gene encoding phospho-N-acetylmuramoyl-pentapeptide-transferase, translated as MKSILIAAAIALIASIMLTPYLIKIFSRQGFGQEIREEGPQSHKTKRGTPTMGGVAILVAMWAGYLGAHLVNSMSASAADQTPSASGLLVLMLTTSLGVVGFLDDFIKIRKQRNLGLNKTAKLVGQFIATIIFAVLVIQFPNKDGLTPASVNLSFVRDIAVVSFGVVGFVVFSYAAISAWSNAVNLTDGLDGLAGGTSAMVLGTYVVISFWQFRYNCSNLSVAGCYDVRDPLDLALVAAAAMAGCIGFLWWNAAPAKIFMGDTGSLALGGLVAGLSITTRTELLMIVIGGLFVVEALSVALQVAVFRTSRRRLFRMAPFHHHFELAGWAETTVIIRFWLLAGMCCMLGLGLFYSEWLTAAGS; from the coding sequence GTGAAGAGCATCCTCATCGCGGCGGCCATCGCGCTGATCGCGTCGATCATGCTGACGCCCTACCTGATCAAGATCTTCTCGCGGCAGGGCTTCGGCCAGGAGATCCGCGAAGAGGGACCGCAGAGCCACAAGACCAAGCGCGGCACGCCCACGATGGGCGGCGTCGCGATCCTGGTCGCGATGTGGGCGGGCTACCTCGGCGCGCACCTGGTGAACTCCATGTCCGCGTCCGCCGCCGACCAGACGCCCAGCGCGTCCGGCCTGCTGGTGCTGATGCTGACCACGTCGCTGGGCGTCGTCGGCTTCCTGGACGACTTCATCAAGATCCGCAAGCAGCGCAACCTCGGCCTGAACAAGACCGCCAAGCTGGTCGGGCAGTTCATCGCCACCATCATCTTCGCCGTCCTGGTCATCCAGTTCCCGAACAAGGACGGCCTGACGCCCGCCTCGGTGAACCTGTCGTTCGTGCGCGACATCGCCGTGGTGTCGTTCGGCGTGGTCGGGTTCGTGGTGTTCAGCTACGCCGCGATCAGCGCCTGGTCCAACGCCGTGAACCTCACCGACGGCCTCGACGGCCTCGCCGGCGGCACCTCGGCGATGGTGCTCGGCACCTACGTGGTGATCAGCTTCTGGCAGTTCCGCTACAACTGCTCGAACCTGTCGGTGGCCGGCTGCTACGACGTGCGCGACCCGCTGGACCTGGCGCTGGTGGCCGCCGCCGCGATGGCGGGCTGCATCGGCTTCCTGTGGTGGAACGCCGCGCCCGCCAAGATCTTCATGGGCGACACCGGCTCCCTCGCGCTGGGCGGCCTGGTCGCGGGCCTGTCCATCACGACCCGCACCGAGCTGCTGATGATCGTGATCGGCGGCCTGTTCGTGGTCGAGGCGCTGTCGGTGGCGCTCCAGGTCGCGGTGTTCCGGACCTCCCGGCGACGGCTGTTCCGCATGGCGCCGTTCCACCACCACTTCGAGCTGGCCGGGTGGGCGGAAACCACGGTCATCATCCGGTTCTGGCTGCTGGCCGGCATGTGCTGCATGCTGGGCCTCGGCCTGTTCTACAGCGAGTGGCTGACGGCGGCGGGGAGCTGA